A DNA window from Camelina sativa cultivar DH55 chromosome 17, Cs, whole genome shotgun sequence contains the following coding sequences:
- the LOC104756719 gene encoding uncharacterized protein LOC104756719: MGGSEVSRSEEKSGLGFVKLFENNVAFSGFLVWMNQTIQEPLKAEFKRLRNVKELSLIKSVSEIETTYEKHRDEEKLEKQLQAWRDNPSWIDQPPKVVVKSQNGLFCHLNIEVDVGLPPESVYNIFTHPDNKRYFKNIKENISRTVLIDEGLKQTVEVKQAAAWKFLWWDGTFPIHLIVEEDRENLTSSYKQEKTMFMKVFEGCWKVEPLFIDEHLCDRSKPKTLEDYHSCSNGRGRVGSKVKMDQMFQPSALLTPPPLSWYIRGITIKTTESMMEDLFAEATRLRGGGGGGGGHHIDDDQGENSVVLEKTKSVDIKERWRLRRRNRGIRFTNSRTM; this comes from the exons ATGGGTGGATCTGAAGTTTCAAGATCAGAGGAGAAGAGCGGTCTAGGTTTCGTTAAACTGTTCGAAAATAATGTTGCATTTTCAGGATTTTTGGTCTGGATGAATCAAACCATTCAAGAGCCTCTCAAG GCTGAGTTCAAGAGATTAAGGAATGTTAAAGAGCTAAGCTTGATTAAGTCAGTGTCAGAGATAGAGACTACTTATGAGAAACACAGAGATGAAGAGAAGTTAGAGAAGCAGTTACAGGCTTGGAGAGATAACCCTTCATGGATAGATCAACCTCCTAAAGTGGTG GTGAAATCACAAAATGGTTTGTTTTGCCATTTGAACATTGAAGTAGACGTAGGATTGCCTCCTGAATCAGTGTACAACATTTTCACTCATCCAGACAACAAAAGATACTTCAAAAACATCAAG GAAAACATATCGAGAACAGTTTTGATCGACGAAGGGCTAAAGCAGACCGTGGAGGTGAAGCAAGCCGCGGCCTGGAAGTTCCTTTGGTGGGATGGTACTTTCCCTATACATCTAATAGTCGAAGAAGACCGAGAAAACCTAACT TCAAGTTATAAGCAAGAGAAAACAATGTTCATGAAAGTATTTGAGGGCTGTTGGAAAGTGGAGCCATTGTTTATAGACGAGCATTTATGTGACCGGTCGAAGCCAAAAACTCTAGAAGATTACCACAGTTGTAGCAACGGACGAGGAAGGGTTGGGTCAAAGGTGAAAATGGATCAGATGTTCCAACCTTCTGCTCTTCTTACTCCACCGCCGCTTTCTTGGTATATACGTGGGATCACCATTAAAACAACAGAGAGTATGATGGAAGATCTTTTCGCTGAAGCTACTAGACTCCggggaggtggaggaggaggaggaggccaTCATATTGATGATGACCAAGGAGAAAACAGTGTCGTATTGGAGAAAACCAAAAGTGTCGATATTAAGGAAAGATGGAGATTGCGTAGGAGGAATAGAGGGATAAGATTTACAAATTCTAGGACCATGTAA
- the LOC104756721 gene encoding uncharacterized protein LOC104756721, with the protein MGIFAGFGSRINQNNEEPRKAEPNRSENVESKSESETDDDNDQDKMKKYYDEDEVERQAQLWIDAEKKHIWHDAPPKVKVTTKKGLCHMKIDLTVGFPPDKVFGIITAGSFFLNPPLTSNSRKVLREDGPRQIAKVVKTVDWEFLGSSFDIPISLIVDENRKDLITKYKKKRMMMMKVFKGSYKVEPLYVDSERLCKQMEPKSPEEYKRCSRGQGRIASKVILNQYFQPYPPFNLPPLSKYIRDVTIKNTVTALKTLQSWGINFRSPGIVTSMDENGNVIRSSPKKKEKQTNVEST; encoded by the exons ATGGGTATATTTGCTGGATTTGGTAGCAGGATCAACCAGAACAATGAAGAGCCTCGTAAG GCCGAGCCAAACAGATCTGAAAATGTTGAATCTAAGTCCGAGTCAGAAACGGATGATGACAATGACCAAGATAAGATGAAGAAATACTATGACGAAGATGAGGTGGAGAGACAAGCTCAACTTTGGATAGATGCAGAAAAGAAGCATATATGGCATGATGCCCCTCCAAAGGTGAAg gtgacaacaaaaaaaggtcTTTGCCATATGAAGATAGATTTGACAGTGGGATTTCCTCCTGATAAAGTCTTCGGAATAATCACTGCCGGATCATTTTTTCTCAACCCACctctg acAAGCAACTCAAGAAAAGTTTTGAGGGAGGATGGACCGAGGCAAATCGCGAAGGTGGTGAAAACCGTGGACTGGGAATTCCTTGGGTCGTCTTTCGATATCCCTATAAGTCTAATCGTCGATGAAAACAGGAAAGATCTTATA acaaaatataagaaaaagagaatgatgatgatgaaagtgtTCAAAGGTAGCTATAAAGTGGAACCACTATACGTAGATTCAGAACGCTTATGCAAACAGATGGAGCCGAAGAGTCCGGAAGAATACAAAAGATGTAGCCGTGGACAAGGAAGGATTGCCTCGAAGGTGATATTGAACCAATACTTTCAGCCATATCCTCCTTTTAATCTGCCGCCGTTATCTAAGTACATTCGTGATGTTACCATCAAGAACACTGTAACTGCGCTTAAAACACTTCAAAGTTGGGGTATAAACTTTCGAAGTCCTGGTATAGTGACTTCAATGGACGAAAATGGAAACGTGATAAGatcatcaccaaaaaaaaaggaaaaacaaacaaacgttGAAAGCACTTAG
- the LOC104756725 gene encoding uncharacterized protein LOC104756725: MSIYPRFGGLINQNIEQPPKGESERSENVESNSESEMDTNSTEDEEIKQLNLWSNAEKKHPWYDPPPKVKVTMKRGICHMNIELTLGVPPDGAYELFINPTNIPFFVIDKFRRQLLENKSRKVLKKDGQIVKVEKAVAWDFFWWSGALPISLIVDENKKDRKAKYKKQKMMFMKVFEGSWKIEPLYVDAARLCKQMKPKNQEEYKKCSGGQGKIASKVTMDQYFQPYFPFNIPPLSSYIREITIKTTKTLLKMLQERATILREMPYS, encoded by the exons ATGAGTATATATCCTAGATTTGGTGGCTTGATCAATCAGAACATTGAACAGCCTCCAAAG GGCGAGTCCGAGAGATCTGAGAATGTTGAGTCTAACTCGGAGTCAGAAATGGATACTAATAGTACCGAAGATGAGGAGATTAAGCAACTAAATCTTTGGAGTAACGCAGAGAAGAAACATCCATGGTACGATCCTCCTCCAAAGGTGAAG GTGACAATGAAAAGGGGTATTTGCCATATGAACATAGAACTGACATTGGGAGTGCCTCCTGATGGAGCTTACGAACTTTTCATTAATCCAACGAACATACCATTCTTTGTGATAGACAAGTTTAGGCGCCAACTTCTG gaaaacaaatcaagaaaggTTTTGAAGAAAGATGGACAGATAGTGAAGGTCGAGAAAGCTGTGGCGTGGGACTTTTTTTGGTGGTCGGGAGCTCTCCCCATAAGTTTAATTGTcgacgaaaacaaaaaagatcgTAAA GCAAAATATAAGAAGCAGAAAATGATGTTCATGAAAGTGTTCGAAGGTAGCTGGAAAATAGAACCACTGTATGTAGATGCAGCACGTTTGTGTAAGCAAATGAAACcgaaaaatcaagaagaatacaaaaaatgTAGTGGCGGACAAGGAAAGATTGCATCGAAAGTTACAATGGACCAATATTTTCAGCCATATTTTCCTTTCAATATTCCGCCGCTTTCTTCGTACATTCGTGAGATCACCATCAAGACCACCAAAACTCTGCTCAAAATGCTTCAAGAGAGGGCTACCATACTGCGAGAGATGCCGTATTCTTAG
- the LOC104759384 gene encoding uncharacterized protein LOC104759384: MNIFFILGEPPQGVYEMLTNPRNITYFNFDKRWRQRLENKSTKVLKKDGPRQVTDVRKALRWKFLLWSGTIPIHLIIDENHQKLTAKYTKKKNKMTYMKVFEGSWKIEPLYADSKRLCKHLKPTNAEEYKKCSHGQGRIASKVTMEQIFQPSSLLNVPPVSWIIRWITIKVTKILLEDIRQFIIAWHNGETAT, from the exons atgaatatatttttcatattggGAGAGCCTCCTCAAGGAGTCTATGAGATGCTCACTAATCCAAGAAACATAACTTACTTTAATTTTGATAAGCGTTGGAGACAACGtctg gaaaacaaatcaacaaaggTTTTAAAGAAAGATGGACCGAGGCAGGTCACGGATGTAAGAAAAGCTCTAAGATGGAAGTTCCTTTTGTGGTCTGGAACTATTCCGATTCATCTAATTATCGACGAAAACCATCAAAAACTTACG GcaaaatataccaaaaagaaaaataaaatgacgTACATGAAAGTGTTCGAGGGTAGCTGGAAAATAGAGCCACTATACGCAGATTCAAAACGGTTATGTAAGCATCTTAAGCCGACGAATGcagaagaatacaaaaaatgTAGCCACGGACAAGGAAGGATTGCATCAAAGGTGACAATGGAGCAGATCTTTcaaccttcttctcttcttaatgTGCCACCAGTTTCTTGGATTATCCGTTGGATCACTATCAAAGTCACCAAGATTTTGCTAGAAGATATTAGACAATTTATCATCGCTTGGCACAATGGTGAAACGGCTACCTAA